In Blastopirellula sp. J2-11, a single genomic region encodes these proteins:
- a CDS encoding protocadherin: protein MIRQRLTWTVTFGLILAISYSQCWARGGFGGGGRGGFGGGGGFSGGARGGMGGGGFGGGAGGFGGGGGFNRGAGGLGGGGNFGGLGGGGLDRGAGGLGGGAGNFGGLGGAGGLDRGAGNFGGLGAGGLGGAGGLNRGAGNFGGLGGAGLDRGAGNFGGLNGKAPSRGQLNNFLGLPSDEGLHNLGTNVNHNSWDGNNFDVNHGSIDGPRGGAAAGTTVTGPRDNTVGRGAAVGPNGGAVAGRGFEGAGGAAGGQAIGRGPNGGGAAGGAIRGPNGGAAARGAVVGPHGGAAAGFARVSPSGRYNCAVAVRGNFNHWGVYGHGWYTNHPGAWFAAGWTAGYCWRAATWNSLDSWMGYYPVAPVYYDYGNTVVYQDDGVYVNGQNAGTPQEYYDQASTLATDGADASASKEGDWLPLGVFALTKTGETTSDVTIQLAINKQGIIRGNYTDTKTDKTQVIQGSADKKTQRVAFTVGDNTTNVIETGLYNLTKDEAPALIHFGTEKTEQWLLVRLKNPDDSGADSDSNSDSDPLSE, encoded by the coding sequence ATGATTCGTCAACGACTCACTTGGACCGTAACGTTCGGTTTGATCCTTGCAATTTCCTACTCGCAGTGCTGGGCTCGCGGCGGCTTTGGCGGCGGCGGCCGAGGAGGATTTGGCGGTGGAGGAGGTTTCAGCGGAGGTGCTCGCGGCGGCATGGGGGGCGGCGGGTTCGGAGGAGGCGCTGGTGGATTTGGAGGCGGCGGCGGTTTTAACCGCGGCGCCGGTGGCCTCGGCGGAGGTGGTAACTTCGGCGGACTCGGCGGCGGTGGACTCGATCGCGGCGCCGGTGGTCTCGGCGGTGGGGCCGGGAACTTTGGCGGACTTGGCGGCGCAGGCGGACTCGATCGCGGCGCGGGCAACTTCGGTGGACTAGGTGCAGGCGGACTCGGCGGCGCCGGCGGTTTGAATCGCGGCGCTGGTAACTTTGGCGGACTCGGCGGCGCCGGTTTGGATCGTGGCGCCGGCAACTTTGGCGGCCTGAACGGCAAAGCACCTAGCCGCGGACAATTGAACAACTTTTTGGGGCTGCCTTCGGACGAAGGGCTGCATAACCTGGGCACGAACGTCAACCACAACAGCTGGGACGGCAACAATTTCGATGTGAATCACGGTTCGATTGATGGGCCTCGCGGCGGCGCTGCTGCAGGAACAACCGTCACGGGACCACGGGATAATACGGTTGGACGCGGAGCGGCGGTTGGCCCCAACGGCGGCGCTGTGGCGGGCCGCGGATTTGAAGGCGCCGGCGGAGCCGCTGGCGGACAAGCCATCGGTCGCGGTCCTAATGGCGGCGGCGCTGCAGGCGGAGCGATTCGCGGCCCCAATGGAGGCGCAGCCGCTCGCGGAGCGGTGGTGGGTCCGCATGGCGGCGCCGCAGCGGGATTCGCTCGAGTTTCTCCTTCGGGACGATACAACTGTGCCGTCGCGGTGCGCGGCAACTTCAATCACTGGGGCGTCTATGGTCACGGTTGGTACACGAATCATCCTGGCGCCTGGTTCGCAGCCGGATGGACGGCCGGCTATTGCTGGCGAGCCGCGACCTGGAACTCGCTCGACAGCTGGATGGGTTACTATCCGGTCGCGCCCGTTTACTATGACTATGGCAACACGGTCGTTTACCAAGATGACGGCGTCTACGTGAACGGCCAAAACGCCGGAACTCCGCAGGAGTATTACGATCAGGCCAGTACGTTGGCGACGGATGGGGCTGACGCTTCGGCGTCGAAAGAGGGCGACTGGCTGCCGCTCGGCGTGTTCGCTTTGACCAAGACAGGCGAAACGACTTCGGACGTGACGATCCAACTGGCGATCAACAAGCAGGGAATCATTCGGGGTAACTACACCGATACGAAGACCGACAAGACGCAGGTGATTCAAGGATCAGCGGATAAGAAGACGCAACGCGTCGCTTTTACGGTTGGTGACAATACGACCAACGTGATTGAAACGGGGCTTTACAACTTGACCAAAGACGAAGCTCCCGCCCTCATTCACTTTGGAACCGAGAAGACCGAACAATGGCTGCTCGTGCGGCTGAAGAACCCTGATGACTCTGGCGCCGACTCGGATTCCAACTCCGATTCGGACCCGTTGAGCGAGTAG
- a CDS encoding YybH family protein, which translates to MTILHATARAALLVAFLSPFSVYGAEDAAKQIVATDQSNELAAIRKQSNSFETAFNQADSAALAALWTTDGQYVDDSGRSFSGRKEIAAGYAELFAKHPDAKIQITIDSLRLLSDDAALEEGRALVGPKLAGAPGYSTYTAVHVKVDGKWLMASVRDRWVETPTAHQNVADLEWLIGKWTAEEYGVRIESECRWVSNKSFVERTYTTTAPGGMKSSGVQLIGWNPLQGHVQSWNFSADGGHAIGVWSPQENGFVAKMHGVTGSGVPTMSVNTLTKLDDNAYTWQSMQRSIGGAALPDTDEVVIKRQSSNP; encoded by the coding sequence GTGACTATTTTGCACGCGACGGCTCGAGCCGCTTTGCTCGTTGCCTTTCTTTCGCCGTTCTCCGTATATGGAGCTGAAGACGCAGCCAAACAGATCGTTGCGACCGATCAAAGTAACGAACTGGCGGCCATTCGAAAGCAGTCAAATTCGTTTGAAACGGCTTTCAATCAAGCCGATTCGGCGGCGCTCGCGGCGCTCTGGACCACCGATGGTCAGTATGTCGACGACTCGGGGCGCAGTTTTTCTGGACGAAAAGAAATTGCAGCCGGCTACGCCGAGCTTTTCGCCAAACATCCCGATGCAAAGATTCAAATCACGATCGATTCGCTTCGTCTGCTGAGTGACGATGCGGCGCTGGAAGAAGGACGAGCGTTGGTCGGCCCCAAGTTGGCCGGCGCCCCCGGCTACAGCACCTATACGGCAGTCCATGTAAAAGTCGATGGAAAATGGTTGATGGCTTCGGTTCGAGATCGCTGGGTCGAAACGCCGACAGCGCATCAGAACGTCGCCGATCTTGAATGGTTGATCGGAAAATGGACCGCGGAAGAATATGGCGTTCGCATCGAATCCGAGTGCCGCTGGGTCTCGAATAAAAGCTTTGTCGAACGTACGTACACGACGACCGCGCCTGGCGGGATGAAATCGTCAGGCGTTCAGTTGATTGGTTGGAATCCGCTCCAAGGCCATGTTCAATCATGGAACTTCAGCGCCGACGGCGGACATGCGATCGGCGTCTGGTCTCCCCAAGAAAATGGCTTTGTGGCCAAGATGCATGGGGTGACCGGCAGCGGAGTTCCTACGATGTCTGTCAACACGTTGACTAAATTGGATGACAACGCCTACACCTGGCAGTCGATGCAACGATCGATTGGCGGCGCTGCGTTGCCTGATACGGACGAAGTCGTAATCAAACGCCAATCGTCCAATCCCTAA
- a CDS encoding VOC family protein, producing the protein MPKLPAALGTDDASPGAKSLSPFHLAVQVHDLAEARRFYGGLLGCQEGRSAETWVDFDFFGHQFVCHWNKQQANAAIAYNEVDGHGVPVPHFGVVLDLAAWSELAERLKTLEIDFVIAPYIRFAGEPGEQGTMFFFDPSGNAVEIKGFRDLRSLFAK; encoded by the coding sequence ATGCCGAAACTACCAGCCGCACTGGGGACGGATGACGCTTCGCCTGGCGCGAAGTCGCTTTCGCCATTTCATCTAGCGGTTCAAGTGCATGATTTGGCGGAGGCGCGAAGATTCTACGGCGGGCTTTTAGGTTGCCAGGAAGGACGCAGCGCCGAGACGTGGGTAGATTTTGATTTCTTCGGACATCAATTTGTCTGTCATTGGAACAAGCAGCAAGCGAATGCTGCGATCGCTTACAACGAAGTCGACGGGCACGGCGTACCGGTTCCGCACTTCGGCGTCGTGCTTGATCTTGCCGCTTGGTCCGAACTAGCGGAGCGTTTGAAAACGCTTGAAATTGACTTTGTGATCGCCCCCTACATCCGCTTTGCCGGCGAGCCCGGTGAACAAGGGACCATGTTCTTTTTTGATCCTTCAGGTAACGCGGTCGAGATTAAAGGTTTCCGTGATTTGCGTTCGCTCTTCGCCAAGTAG
- a CDS encoding peroxidase family protein: protein MFADLSSVLGSDATELGEPGASTWISGQLRNTNEEPLAGVPVEIAGRTVVTDAQGFFRIELPWSALPTDSFSIPVPAGDPYFDPYNTGTATIPMRRARFDATTGDELGDPLQHANLITSFIDASMVYGSDDVRAAELRTGVDGKLKTSDGDLMPVNDLATFPNGMHANDNEGPYDPSTLFVGGDVRANENVALTSLHTLLVREHNRLADQIKAENPTFTDEQIYQQARRLVNGIVQHITYDEYLPILVGGDALPAYSGYDETVDPAESALFAAAAYRVGHTQLYTEILRLDENMVSLPGGSLDLKNAFFNPQAIYDDGIEPYLRGLSVSVSEEIDAFVIDDVRNFLFGPPGSGGLDLAAINIQRGRDLGLPSYNQARLDFGLSAVSSFSEISSDPAVAAALEAAYGDVDLVDIWVGGIAEDHVPGAQVGVLFQQIIADQFARTRDGDRYFYENGQFTADEMMLIQGTTLASLIERNTPITGLPENVFLAGSAGAAPAAPYRLADEVSTDYRAIDGHGNNLIDPTAGAANDNLATDFTVSYGDGYFSPAGADRPSTREISNRVIAQSASIPSAAGTTGFFVFWGQLLDHDLGLSPGGVSNDLNINGDAYVDSLTNVTYEFDSGKVNLLLGHEAFAGNENVILEPIYLTTADTGSQNVFAHFPGRIQYPGQAKSFSISITPEDFDLTAGSILLGWKLSPVAGSSLDPGAIRILNSFGLPVPTRISLHDLPSGDTESVVLVDLHPGEYQVWVSGQNLSTGQFILEAFLPGDSYGSRSVGVLQVVSIMERIAGADLLPDFNFYRPESDINVDGKMTEDDMQLALDNIFTATRLNPIYLTLQLDPASDTGIPGDGVTSNSIVHLSGVATPGSIITLDVNGDGIIDGQVVAGEYENGANYRYDALLTEGTHEVIVKAKDSFGQTITRSLTLTRDTIAPHITATAPTSNGLVVSGNANDFTIQIQLNEFAPLANILTAMSITGNVTGSVSPLGARWNSSTRTLSFEINGALPDTNYTISFANTVTDLAGNALTPFSFSFQRTVVPGSLTAILSAGISYLQMGNGSIYFSSQNAGAILSLIALLEGESIDQTEVDQAFAEDYA from the coding sequence ATGTTCGCTGATCTAAGTTCCGTTTTAGGTTCCGATGCGACCGAGCTTGGTGAGCCTGGGGCCAGCACGTGGATTTCAGGACAACTACGCAACACAAATGAAGAGCCGCTGGCAGGCGTACCGGTCGAGATCGCTGGACGCACGGTCGTGACCGATGCGCAAGGATTCTTTCGGATTGAGTTGCCTTGGAGCGCGCTTCCGACCGATTCGTTTAGCATTCCGGTTCCGGCGGGCGATCCATATTTTGATCCTTACAATACCGGCACGGCGACCATCCCGATGCGCCGCGCTCGCTTTGATGCGACAACCGGCGATGAGCTTGGCGATCCGCTTCAGCACGCCAATCTGATCACAAGCTTTATTGACGCCAGCATGGTCTACGGCAGCGACGATGTTCGTGCCGCCGAATTGCGAACCGGCGTCGATGGCAAGCTGAAAACCAGCGACGGCGACCTGATGCCGGTCAACGATCTGGCGACGTTTCCGAATGGAATGCACGCCAACGATAACGAAGGACCCTATGATCCCTCGACTTTGTTTGTTGGCGGCGATGTGCGGGCGAACGAAAATGTGGCGCTGACTTCACTGCACACGTTGTTAGTGCGAGAACACAACCGCCTGGCGGATCAGATTAAAGCCGAGAACCCGACCTTCACGGATGAGCAAATCTATCAGCAAGCGCGGCGATTGGTGAACGGAATCGTGCAACATATCACCTACGACGAGTACCTGCCGATCCTGGTGGGCGGCGATGCGCTGCCAGCTTACAGCGGATACGACGAAACCGTCGATCCCGCCGAAAGCGCTTTGTTCGCCGCAGCCGCCTATCGCGTAGGTCATACGCAACTGTATACCGAAATTCTGCGCCTCGATGAGAACATGGTTTCGCTTCCCGGCGGATCGCTAGACTTGAAAAACGCCTTCTTCAATCCGCAAGCGATCTATGACGACGGCATCGAACCTTATCTGCGCGGGCTCTCGGTGAGCGTGTCGGAAGAGATTGACGCGTTCGTAATTGACGACGTGCGTAACTTTCTGTTTGGCCCGCCTGGATCTGGGGGGCTAGATTTAGCCGCGATCAATATCCAGCGCGGACGTGACTTGGGATTGCCCAGCTACAACCAGGCTCGACTCGATTTTGGCTTGTCCGCTGTTAGTTCCTTCAGTGAGATCTCTTCTGATCCCGCCGTCGCGGCGGCGCTGGAAGCGGCCTATGGTGACGTCGATCTGGTCGATATTTGGGTCGGTGGTATTGCAGAAGATCACGTCCCCGGCGCTCAAGTTGGCGTTCTGTTCCAGCAGATCATCGCAGACCAGTTCGCTAGAACCCGGGACGGCGATCGCTATTTTTATGAAAACGGTCAGTTTACCGCCGACGAAATGATGCTCATTCAAGGAACGACGCTCGCTTCGCTGATTGAGCGAAACACTCCGATCACCGGTTTGCCCGAGAACGTCTTTTTGGCGGGCTCGGCCGGCGCAGCGCCGGCGGCGCCCTATCGCCTGGCCGATGAAGTCTCAACCGACTACCGAGCAATCGATGGGCACGGAAACAATTTGATCGACCCCACGGCCGGCGCGGCGAACGACAATCTTGCGACCGATTTCACCGTTTCGTATGGAGATGGCTACTTTTCGCCGGCCGGCGCCGATCGCCCCAGCACGCGGGAGATCAGTAACAGGGTAATTGCTCAGTCGGCGTCGATACCGAGTGCGGCCGGAACCACCGGGTTCTTCGTCTTTTGGGGACAGCTGCTCGACCACGATCTGGGACTGTCTCCCGGCGGCGTCAGCAACGACCTCAATATCAACGGCGACGCCTATGTCGACTCGCTGACAAACGTCACCTATGAATTCGACTCTGGCAAAGTGAACCTTTTACTGGGACACGAAGCGTTCGCTGGCAACGAAAACGTCATCTTAGAGCCGATCTATTTGACGACCGCCGACACGGGATCGCAAAACGTCTTTGCCCATTTCCCCGGAAGAATTCAGTATCCGGGTCAAGCGAAGTCCTTCTCGATTTCGATTACGCCGGAGGATTTCGACCTGACGGCCGGCTCTATTTTGCTGGGTTGGAAGTTAAGCCCCGTAGCGGGCAGCTCACTCGATCCAGGAGCTATCCGCATTCTCAACTCCTTCGGCCTGCCCGTTCCGACGCGAATTTCCCTGCATGACTTACCGTCGGGCGACACCGAGAGCGTGGTTTTGGTCGATCTTCATCCTGGCGAATATCAGGTCTGGGTATCGGGTCAGAATTTGTCGACCGGTCAATTTATCCTCGAAGCCTTTTTGCCGGGAGATTCCTACGGCAGTCGATCGGTAGGAGTGCTTCAAGTCGTCTCCATTATGGAAAGGATCGCGGGCGCCGACCTCTTACCCGATTTCAACTTTTACCGGCCCGAATCCGACATCAACGTCGATGGTAAAATGACCGAAGACGATATGCAGCTGGCGTTGGATAATATTTTCACCGCTACGCGTCTCAATCCGATTTACCTGACGCTGCAGCTGGATCCGGCGTCGGATACCGGCATTCCCGGAGACGGCGTTACGTCTAACTCGATCGTCCATCTATCCGGAGTCGCGACGCCAGGATCGATCATCACGTTGGATGTCAACGGCGATGGAATTATCGATGGCCAGGTAGTCGCCGGCGAGTACGAAAACGGCGCCAACTATCGATACGACGCGCTGCTGACCGAAGGAACGCACGAGGTGATCGTGAAAGCGAAAGACTCGTTTGGTCAAACGATCACCCGGTCGCTGACGCTGACGCGAGATACGATTGCGCCTCATATAACTGCGACGGCGCCGACATCGAATGGACTGGTCGTGAGCGGAAACGCGAACGATTTTACCATCCAGATTCAACTGAACGAGTTCGCCCCGCTCGCTAACATCTTGACGGCGATGAGCATCACCGGCAATGTGACCGGATCCGTGTCGCCGCTGGGCGCTCGTTGGAACAGTTCGACGCGAACGTTGAGCTTCGAGATCAACGGCGCACTTCCTGATACGAACTATACGATCAGTTTCGCCAACACAGTGACGGATCTCGCCGGAAATGCGCTGACGCCTTTCAGTTTTTCGTTTCAAAGGACCGTCGTGCCGGGCTCACTGACGGCGATCTTATCCGCAGGAATCAGTTACCTGCAGATGGGAAACGGCTCGATCTACTTCAGTAGTCAAAACGCCGGCGCGATCCTCAGTCTGATCGCATTACTCGAAGGGGAATCGATCGATCAAACCGAAGTGGATCAGGCATTTGCCGAAGATTACGCCTAG
- a CDS encoding sulfatase/phosphatase domain-containing protein, translated as MKRVGIDPIARWPGHIPAGQVSEQVWSFWDMMPTMADLTGQKLTVKTDGISFLPALVENRTMEHPSLYWEFHERGFSQAARIGDWKAVRTAADKPLEIFDLSQDISEADNVAADQPELVRKFANYLESARTQSDIWTVKAKRRNN; from the coding sequence ATGAAACGGGTCGGAATCGATCCCATCGCTCGTTGGCCAGGTCACATTCCGGCAGGCCAGGTAAGCGAACAAGTCTGGTCATTCTGGGACATGATGCCGACAATGGCCGATCTTACCGGGCAAAAGCTGACGGTAAAAACCGACGGGATTTCCTTCTTACCGGCGCTGGTCGAGAACCGCACGATGGAGCATCCTTCGCTCTATTGGGAGTTTCACGAACGCGGCTTTTCGCAAGCGGCGCGCATCGGTGATTGGAAAGCGGTTCGTACCGCCGCCGATAAGCCGCTCGAAATCTTTGATCTCAGCCAAGACATCAGCGAAGCTGACAATGTGGCGGCGGATCAACCAGAACTGGTCCGAAAATTCGCCAACTACTTGGAATCGGCTCGCACTCAATCCGATATCTGGACCGTGAAAGCCAAACGAAGGAACAACTAG
- a CDS encoding chloride channel protein, whose protein sequence is MTPTPQRPVNLLVMCFLSLAIGTIGGLGAWLFRLLIGVLHNLFFLGEWSLSYDANAHTAANPWGAGIILVPVIGAMIVAWLVKTFAPEAKGHGVPEVIDAIHYKRGIIRPIVAVIKSLASAICIGSGGSVGREGPIIQIGSAFGATLGEIINVPARQQVTLVAAGAAAGIAATFNAPLGGVVFAIELLLISINVRTLLPVALATITATYIGRALLGVYPAFNIEPLQVNQFELNSPWMLLLLIPFGVVMGLASVAFIKGIYWTEDQFEKMPGGDLVRHASGMLIAGILFYVMWRSTGRYYLEGIGYASIMDVLTRELTNPAFLLLLCVLKLFVTFLTLGSGGSGGVFSPALFMGATLGSAFAHFANQTLPGVEIDPVTFALAGMAAGVGASTGAMITAAVMLQEMTDDNNVMMPIIVTTIVACTVRKLLCPASIYTLKLLRRGRIVPEGLQAALDDARHVEDVMEKNYRVVAEHAPLDHYSGVTIQAQEGQVVRVFHPFGAGEVNSPTTSDNPETFVQLGPKTPLVEAMREMQQADASCAVVFSQADSDRVDDIAGVITWRELGVYLTRWSELL, encoded by the coding sequence GTGACCCCAACGCCGCAACGGCCTGTGAATCTGCTCGTCATGTGCTTTCTCTCGCTGGCAATCGGTACGATTGGCGGACTTGGCGCCTGGCTGTTTCGCCTGTTGATCGGCGTGCTGCACAATCTGTTTTTTCTGGGAGAGTGGAGTCTTTCGTACGACGCCAACGCGCACACCGCCGCGAATCCCTGGGGCGCCGGCATCATTCTCGTGCCGGTGATCGGCGCAATGATTGTCGCTTGGCTGGTGAAAACCTTTGCGCCGGAAGCCAAAGGGCACGGCGTACCCGAGGTGATCGACGCGATTCACTACAAGCGGGGGATCATCCGGCCGATTGTCGCCGTGATCAAATCGCTCGCGTCGGCGATCTGCATCGGCAGCGGCGGATCGGTCGGGCGAGAAGGTCCGATCATTCAAATCGGCAGCGCCTTTGGCGCGACGCTCGGCGAAATCATCAATGTCCCGGCTCGCCAACAAGTGACGCTGGTCGCTGCCGGCGCGGCGGCCGGAATCGCCGCGACCTTTAACGCCCCTTTGGGCGGCGTCGTTTTTGCAATCGAACTGTTGTTGATCTCAATCAATGTGCGGACGCTCTTGCCGGTGGCGCTGGCGACAATCACGGCAACCTATATCGGACGAGCGCTGTTGGGCGTTTACCCGGCCTTCAATATCGAGCCGCTGCAGGTCAATCAATTTGAATTGAATTCACCCTGGATGCTGCTGTTGTTGATCCCGTTCGGCGTTGTGATGGGCTTGGCGTCGGTCGCGTTCATCAAAGGGATCTACTGGACCGAGGATCAGTTTGAAAAAATGCCCGGCGGCGATCTGGTTCGCCACGCGTCGGGCATGTTGATCGCAGGCATTTTGTTCTATGTCATGTGGCGCTCGACCGGTCGCTACTATCTGGAAGGGATCGGGTACGCGTCGATCATGGACGTCTTGACCCGTGAATTGACGAACCCTGCATTTCTGCTGCTGCTATGCGTGCTCAAGTTGTTCGTCACTTTTTTAACGCTCGGCTCAGGCGGCTCAGGCGGCGTGTTTTCGCCGGCGCTCTTCATGGGAGCGACGCTGGGATCGGCGTTCGCGCATTTTGCGAACCAAACGCTGCCAGGCGTCGAAATCGATCCCGTCACCTTCGCGTTGGCCGGTATGGCCGCCGGCGTGGGAGCTTCGACCGGAGCGATGATCACGGCCGCCGTGATGTTGCAAGAAATGACCGACGATAACAATGTGATGATGCCGATCATCGTCACGACGATTGTCGCGTGTACGGTCCGCAAACTGCTTTGCCCGGCCAGCATCTACACGCTGAAATTGTTGCGCCGCGGGCGAATCGTGCCGGAAGGTCTGCAGGCCGCGCTCGATGACGCGCGCCATGTGGAAGACGTCATGGAAAAAAACTATCGCGTCGTTGCAGAGCATGCTCCCTTGGACCACTACAGCGGCGTAACCATTCAGGCGCAAGAGGGACAAGTGGTCCGAGTGTTCCATCCCTTCGGAGCCGGCGAGGTCAACTCACCGACTACGTCTGACAATCCCGAGACGTTCGTGCAACTGGGACCAAAGACCCCCTTGGTCGAAGCGATGCGCGAGATGCAACAGGCCGATGCGAGTTGCGCGGTGGTTTTCTCTCAGGCGGACTCGGATCGGGTCGACGACATCGCCGGCGTGATCACGTGGCGCGAGTTGGGGGTTTATCTCACGCGTTGGTCCGAGCTCCTCTGA